From Vulpes vulpes isolate BD-2025 chromosome 7, VulVul3, whole genome shotgun sequence, one genomic window encodes:
- the KBTBD11 gene encoding kelch repeat and BTB domain-containing protein 11 — translation MEPPLPGRGPEAGGAGAQGARCQPGVRGGAPAAPGEDAQTPCSLGASLCFSSGDGSPPQCRASAAEGAASSPPSRRSGPRVVERQGEVGSAGAAAPGDPEECVSPEERATPAEPGTPEERASPEEPGTPEERATPEKPGILEERASPEEPGTPEELLSPGEPVTPEEPASLEEPASTEERASPEELLSPACTEELLSPAGPASPEEAEEPGDLAPVAPGVGPVHGEPDLVIEVSGRRLRAHKAVLAARSDYFRARASRDVLRVQGVGWAALRLLLAYAYSGRLAGVRPDNVAEVAAGARRLQLPCAAQRAAEAVAPQLSLANCLQVLSAAKRQRLAELRDAAYRFMSDHYLDVLREPGVFGRLSGAERDLLLRRRLRAGRAHLLAAALALGPAGTAGSAGVGARAVFWLHEAAGEWRELTRLPEGAAARGCGLCVLHNYLFVAGGVGAAGPDGRARASDRVFCYNPATGLWSAVRPLRQARSQLQLLALDGHLYAVGGECLRSVERYDPRADRWAAVAPLPRGAFAVAHAAAACNGDIYVSGGSLSGRLLKYDPRRDEWQECPSSSSRERALGMVALGGSVYRFDQGAARGDPQAAGAVTVLRYHCLAKRWSRCASHPPGLPPFRCAALGRAIYCVGRGGTWRFVPPQDGEGAGEGQGAGRGATFEPAPLRAPLDARGALVPFVLHLPEEKPDRGEDGAA, via the coding sequence ATGGAGCCCCCCCTCCCGGGGCGCGGGCCcgaggccgggggcgcgggggcgcagggggcgcgcTGCCAGCCCGGGGTCCGGGGCGGCGCTCCCGCAGCTCCGGGAGAGGACGCGCAGACACCCTGCAGCCTCGGCGCGTCGCTGTGCTTCAGCTCCGGGGACGGCTCCCCGCCGCAGTGTCGCGCCTCCGCCGCGGAGGGCGCAGCGTCCTCCCCGCCCTCGCGTCGTAGCGGCCCGCGGGTGGTGGAGCGGCAGGGGGAGGTCGGCAGCGCGGGCGCCGCGGCCCCCGGGGACCCCGAGGAGTGCGTGTCCCCGGAGGAGCGCGCGACCCCGGCGGAGCCCGGGACCCCGGAGGAGCGCGCATCCCCGGAGGAGCCCGGGACCCCGGAGGAGCGCGCGACCCCGGAGAAGCCCGGGATCCTGGAGGAGCGCGCGTCCCCGGAGGAGCCCGGGACCCCGGAGGAGCTCCTGTCGCCCGGGGAGCCCGTGACCCCAGAGGAGCCCGCGTCCCTGGAGGAGCCCGCGTCCACCGAGGAGCGCGCATCCCCGGAGGAGCTCCTATCGCCCGCGTGCACCGAGGAGCTGCTGTCGCCCGCGGGGCCCGCGTCCccggaggaggcggaggagccCGGCGACCTGGCGCCCGTGGCCCCCGGCGTCGGGCCcgtgcacggggagcccgacctGGTCATCGAGGTGTCAGGCCGCCGGCTGCGGGCGCACAAGGCGGTGCTGGCGGCGCGCAGCGACTACTTCCGCGCGCGGGCGTCGCGGGACGTGCTGCGGGTGCAGGGCGTGGGCTGGGCGGCGCTGCGGCTGCTGCTGGCCTATGCCTACAGCGGGCGCCTGGCAGGCGTGCGGCCCGACAACGTGGCCGAGGTGGCGGCGGGCGCGCGGCGCCTGCAGCTGCCGTGCGCCGCGCAGCGCGCCGCCGAGGCCGTGGCGCCGCAGCTGAGCCTGGCCAACTGCCTGCAGGTGCTGAGCGCGGCCAAGCGGCAGCGGCTGGCCGAGCTGCGCGACGCCGCCTACCGCTTCATGAGCGACCACTACCTGGACGTGCTGCGCGAGCCCGGCGTGTTCGGGCGCCTGTCCGGGGCCGAGCGCGACCTGCTGCTGCGCCGCCGCCTGCGCGCGGGCCGGGCGCACCTGCTGGCCGCGGCGCTGGCGCTGGGGCCGGCGGGGACCGCGGGGAGCGCGGGGGTCGGCGCGCGCGCCGTGTTCTGGCTGCACGAGGCGGCGGGCGAGTGGCGCGAGCTGACGCGGCTGCCCGAgggcgcggcggcgcggggctgcgggctgTGCGTGCTGCACAACTACCTCTTCGTGGCGGGCGGCGTGGGCGCGGCGGGGCCGGACGGGCGCGCGCGGGCCTCGGACCGCGTCTTCTGCTACAACCCGGCCACGGGGCTCTGGAGCGCTGTGCGCCCGCTGCGCCAGGCGCGCTCGCAGCTGCAGCTGCTGGCCCTGGACGGACACCTGTACGCCGTGGGCGGCGAGTGCCTGCGCAGCGTGGAGCGCTACGACCCGCGCGCCGACCGCTGGGCCGCCGTGGCCCCGCTGCCGCGCGGAGCCTTCGCCGTGGCGCACGCGGCGGCCGCGTGCAACGGCGACATCTACGTGTCCGGGGGCTCGCTGTCCGGCCGCCTGCTCAAGTACGACCCGCGGCGCGACGAGTGGCAGGAGTGCCCGAGCAGCAGCAGCCGCGAGCGCGCGCTGGGCATGGTGGCCCTGGGCGGCTCCGTCTACCGCTTCGACCAGGGCGCGGCGCGCGGAGACCCGCAGGCGGCGGGGGCGGTGACCGTGCTGCGCTACCACTGCCTGGCCAAGCGCTGGAGCCGCTGCGCCTCGCACCCGCCGGGCTTGCCGCCCTTCCGCTGCGCCGCGCTCGGCCGCGCCATCTACTGCGTGGGCCGCGGGGGCACCTGGCGCTTCGTGCCCCCGCAGGACGGCGAGGGCGCGGGCGAGGGCCAGGGCGCGGGCCGCGGCGCCACCTTCGAGCCCGCGCCGCTCCGCGCCCCCCTGGACGCCCGGGGCGCGCTCGTCCCGTTCGTGCTGCACCTGCCGGAGGAGAAGCCAGACAGGGGCGAGGACGGCGCGGCctag